Proteins encoded within one genomic window of Panicum virgatum strain AP13 chromosome 1N, P.virgatum_v5, whole genome shotgun sequence:
- the LOC120654139 gene encoding uncharacterized protein LOC120654139, whose product MATKYIVGSVAASFAFAYACGVYVADRKVLGGTTPRTEATTEWWQETDRKFQAWPRTAGPPVAMNPISRQNFVVKSSKP is encoded by the exons ATGGCCACCAAGTACATCGTCGGATCGGTGGCGGCCTCCTTCGCCTTCGCCTACGCCTGCGGCGTCTACGTCGCCGACAGGAAGGTCCTCGGAG GCACGACCCCTCGGACCGAGGCGACGACCGAGTGGTGGCAGGAGACGGACAGGAAGTTCCAGGCGTGGCCGCGCACCGCCGGCCCGCCGGTCGCCATGAACCCCATCAGCCGCCAGAACTTCGTCGTCAAGTCGTCCA
- the LOC120653615 gene encoding F-box protein SKIP19-like has protein sequence MATTVHHPRYGDRPPSRNELLRADGELLAIVYCFIRCVEGIVAPPIGTGGDSPVPARDWSELPLDALASIFVKLGAIEILMGTGLVCRSWLQAAELPELWRFVDMARHKVVDDISDNMEAFRVSPVEPKINCDVLCAMARVAVYRSRGKLDVFVAKWFVTDQLLEYISNSSSAS, from the exons aTGGCCACGACGGTTCACCACCCAAGGTACGGTGATCGGCCGCCATCGCGAAATGAATTACTGCGGGCTGATGGTGAATTACTAGCAATTGTCTATTGTTTCATCAGATGCGTTGAGGGAATCGTTGCGCCGCCAATCGGAACAGGCGGCGACTCGCCGGTGCCGGCCAGGGACTGGTCGGAGCTGCCGCTGGACGCCCTCGCGTCgatcttcgtcaagctcggcgccATCGAGATCCTGATGGGCACGGGCCTCGTGTGCCGCTCCTGGCTCCAGGCCGCGGAGCTGCCCGAGCTGTGGCGGTTCGTGGACATGGCGCGCCACAAGGTGGTGGACGACatctccgacaacatggaagCATTTCGCGTCTCTCCTGTGGAACCAAAGATCAACTGTGACGTCCTGTGCGCCATGGCAAGAGTCGCCGTATACCGCTCCCGTGGGAAGCTGGATGTGTTCGTGGCCAAGTGGTTCGTCACCGATCAACTCTTGGAGTACATCAGCAACAG TTCATCAGCATCGTAG
- the LOC120654141 gene encoding putative F-box/LRR-repeat protein 23: MSCRSPALKALGLVSCGGVSNEGFTQLINKCPLLEDLLLVFCHNVGGRDVYEATGRACPQLRRFRLRKRAFCFHGSGEALGVAAMHGLRTLALLGSDVTNDELASVLDGCPHLELLHLSDDCFNIGADDALRARCARIKSLVLPPLHREIDDGDYYEIDVVGSDSD; the protein is encoded by the coding sequence ATGTCATGCAGGTCGCCGGCTCTGAAGGCCCTCGGCCTCGTCTCGTGCGGTGGTGTCTCTAACGAAGGGTTCACGCAGCTGATCAATAAGTGCCCACTGCTAGAGGACCTCCTGCTTGTGTTCTGCCACAACGTCGGTGGCCGTGACGTCTACGAGGCTACCGGCCGGGCATGCCCGCAGCTCAGGCGCTTCAGGCTACGCAAGAGGGCGTTCTGCTTCCACGGTAGCGGGGAAGCGCTCGGGGTCGCGGCCATGCACGGGCTGCGGACCCTTGCCCTCCTCGGGAGCGACGTCACCAACGACGAGCTCGCCTCCGTCCTCGACGGCTGCCCTCACCTGGAGCTTCTCCACCTGAGTGATGACTGCTTCAACATCGGCGCCGACGACGCGCTGCGGGCGAGGTGCGCCAGAATCAAGTCGCTGGTGCTTCCTCCCCTCCATCGCGAGATTGATGATGGGGACTACTACGAGATTGATGTTGTCGGCTCCGACTCCGATTGA
- the LOC120656392 gene encoding outer envelope pore protein 37, chloroplastic-like isoform X2, whose translation MYFASFLKKVMYDESPRKRGEQMRRRLSASSALLQNNSIVQGPKSKTSDPGFLGLPSPTLEIFPPPSSSIRFFRLRRFSSLAPPPSMATAAATTTSSSASTTSQNPNPFNLNINLPPWLRGLRCPFTFLCPPPPPPPPPPPPPPPPPEPADARSRRLPSLRVTTEYDSEEGVFANKVSCKLAGGLAKLRLSFQSDPQGQWQGGLEEEDPLQQLFARPLLAFITKHFSVLYDVEERNALLSGDASLPGGAVRLRASHDVKLQQGEISVITRLGDPLYKLELSSLVPYSGLPRATFHFPIGQVSVEETMNEEEEKLLSVDGIAKSDFLDGVLTAHYDKNNLNLRYCYKDNELTLVPSVSLPSHAVSIDFKRRFGPYDKLSYRYNFATDDWNAVYKYTMGKNFKMKAGYDSEVRVGWASLWVGEEEGKAKTAPMKTKLQLMLQVPQDNFRNPAFLFNVKKRWDL comes from the exons ATGTACTTTGcgtcttttttaaaaaaggtcA TGTACGACGAGTCACCACGCAAGCGCGGTGAGCAAATGCGCCGAAGGCTGTCAGCAAGCAGTGCCTTACTCCAGAATAACTCAATAGTCCAGGGTCCTAAATCGAAAACCTCTGACCCAGGATTCCTAGGCCTCCCGAGTCCCACCCTCGAAATTTTTCCACCTCCCTCGTCCTCCATTCGATTCTTCCGACTCCGCCGCTTCTCCTCGCTTGCTCCGCCGCCTTCCatggcgaccgccgccgccaccaccacttcctcatccgcctccaccacctcccagaACCCCAACCCCTTCAACCTCAACATCAACTTGCCCCCATGGCTGCGCGGGCTGCGCTGCCCCTTCACCTTCCTCTGcccgcccccgcctccgcctcctccgcccccaccgcctcctccgccgccgccggagcctgcGGATGCGCGGTCCCGGAGGCTGCCGAGCCTGCGGGTGACCACGGAGTACGACAGCGAGGAGGGCGTGTTCGCGAACAAGGTCTCGTGCAAGCTCGCGGGGGGCCTCGCCAAGCTGCGGCTCTCCTTCCAGAGCGACCCGCAGGGGCAGTGGCAGGGGGGCTTGGAGGAAGAGGACCCGCTGCAGCAGCTCTTCGCCAGGCCGCTGCTGGCGTTCATCACCAAGCACTTCTCCGTGCTCTACGACGTCGAGGAACGCAACGCGCTGCTCAGCGGCGACGCCTCGCTCCCCGGCGGCGCAGTCCGGCTCCGTGCCTCGCACGATGTCAAG CTGCAACAAGGGGAAATTTCGGTTATCACTAGGTTGGGTGACCCATTGTATAAACTCGAGCTATCATCTTTGGTGCCTTATAGTGGTCTG CCGAGGGCAACATTCCATTTTCCTATTGGTCAAGTTTCAGTGGAAGAGACTATGAATGAAGAGGAGGAGAAACTGTTGTCTGTAGATGGGATTGCGAAATCTGATTTCTTGGACGGTGTTCTTACTGCCCACTACGATAAAAATAATCTTAATCTAAGATACTGTTATAAG GACAATGAATTGACTTTGGTTCCAAGTGTCTCGTTGCCTTCCCATGCAGTATCCATAGACTTCAAAAGGCGTTTTGGTCCTTATGATAAGTTGAG CTATCGTTACAACTTTGCCACTGATGACTGGAATGCTGTCTATAAGTATACAATgggtaaaaatttcaaaatgaaAGCTGGTTATGATTCTGAGGTGCGAGTTGGATGGGCTTCCCTTTGG GTTGGAGAAGAAGAGGGCAAAGCGAAGACTGCACCAATGAAAACAAAACTTCAGCTTATGCTTCAAGTGCCTCAGGATAATTTCCGAAATCCTGCTTTCCTCTTTAATGTGAAGAAACGATGGGATCTGTAA
- the LOC120656392 gene encoding outer envelope pore protein 37, chloroplastic-like isoform X1 translates to MYFASFLKKVMYDESPRKRGEQMRRRLSASSALLQNNSIVQGPKSKTSDPGFLGLPSPTLEIFPPPSSSIRFFRLRRFSSLAPPPSMATAAATTTSSSASTTSQNPNPFNLNINLPPWLRGLRCPFTFLCPPPPPPPPPPPPPPPPPEPADARSRRLPSLRVTTEYDSEEGVFANKVSCKLAGGLAKLRLSFQSDPQGQWQGGLEEEDPLQQLFARPLLAFITKHFSVLYDVEERNALLSGDASLPGGAVRLRASHDVKLQQGEISVITRLGDPLYKLELSSLVPYSGLPRATFHFPIGQVSVEETMNEEEEKLLSVDGIAKSDFLDGVLTAHYDKNNLNLRYCYKDNELTLVPSVSLPSHAVSIDFKRRFGPYDKLSYRYNFATDDWNAVYKYTMGKNFKMKAGYDSEVRVGWASLWVRSLQLLCFYASTAYLAFVISFGVTEQMNLDISLLEQRIWKLEAFHPLLLISGCALCYNVFKVIINQTWHPYGNLLNLSAMLVLGCILAKVVDFHQ, encoded by the exons ATGTACTTTGcgtcttttttaaaaaaggtcA TGTACGACGAGTCACCACGCAAGCGCGGTGAGCAAATGCGCCGAAGGCTGTCAGCAAGCAGTGCCTTACTCCAGAATAACTCAATAGTCCAGGGTCCTAAATCGAAAACCTCTGACCCAGGATTCCTAGGCCTCCCGAGTCCCACCCTCGAAATTTTTCCACCTCCCTCGTCCTCCATTCGATTCTTCCGACTCCGCCGCTTCTCCTCGCTTGCTCCGCCGCCTTCCatggcgaccgccgccgccaccaccacttcctcatccgcctccaccacctcccagaACCCCAACCCCTTCAACCTCAACATCAACTTGCCCCCATGGCTGCGCGGGCTGCGCTGCCCCTTCACCTTCCTCTGcccgcccccgcctccgcctcctccgcccccaccgcctcctccgccgccgccggagcctgcGGATGCGCGGTCCCGGAGGCTGCCGAGCCTGCGGGTGACCACGGAGTACGACAGCGAGGAGGGCGTGTTCGCGAACAAGGTCTCGTGCAAGCTCGCGGGGGGCCTCGCCAAGCTGCGGCTCTCCTTCCAGAGCGACCCGCAGGGGCAGTGGCAGGGGGGCTTGGAGGAAGAGGACCCGCTGCAGCAGCTCTTCGCCAGGCCGCTGCTGGCGTTCATCACCAAGCACTTCTCCGTGCTCTACGACGTCGAGGAACGCAACGCGCTGCTCAGCGGCGACGCCTCGCTCCCCGGCGGCGCAGTCCGGCTCCGTGCCTCGCACGATGTCAAG CTGCAACAAGGGGAAATTTCGGTTATCACTAGGTTGGGTGACCCATTGTATAAACTCGAGCTATCATCTTTGGTGCCTTATAGTGGTCTG CCGAGGGCAACATTCCATTTTCCTATTGGTCAAGTTTCAGTGGAAGAGACTATGAATGAAGAGGAGGAGAAACTGTTGTCTGTAGATGGGATTGCGAAATCTGATTTCTTGGACGGTGTTCTTACTGCCCACTACGATAAAAATAATCTTAATCTAAGATACTGTTATAAG GACAATGAATTGACTTTGGTTCCAAGTGTCTCGTTGCCTTCCCATGCAGTATCCATAGACTTCAAAAGGCGTTTTGGTCCTTATGATAAGTTGAG CTATCGTTACAACTTTGCCACTGATGACTGGAATGCTGTCTATAAGTATACAATgggtaaaaatttcaaaatgaaAGCTGGTTATGATTCTGAGGTGCGAGTTGGATGGGCTTCCCTTTGGGTACGTTCATTACAGTTACTGTGTTTTTATGCTTCAACAGCATATCTTGCTTTTGTTATAAGTTTTGGAGTAACCGAGCAGATGAATTTGGATATATCTCTACTGGAGCAGAGAATTTGGAAATTAGAAGCATTTCACCCTTTATTGCTTATTAGTGGTTGCGCCCTTTGTTACAACGTATTCAAGGTGATAATAAATCAAACGTGGCATCCTTATGGAAATCTGCTAAATTTGTCAGCTATGCTTGTCCTGGGCTGTATACTTGCTAAGGTGGTAGATTTCCATCAGTAG
- the LOC120656392 gene encoding outer envelope pore protein 37, chloroplastic-like isoform X3, whose translation MYFASFLKKVMYDESPRKRGEQMRRRLSASSALLQNNSIVQGPKSKTSDPGFLGLPSPTLEIFPPPSSSIRFFRLRRFSSLAPPPSMATAAATTTSSSASTTSQNPNPFNLNINLPPWLRGLRCPFTFLCPPPPPPPPPPPPPPPPPEPADARSRRLPSLRVTTEYDSEEGVFANKVSCKLAGGLAKLRLSFQSDPQGQWQGGLEEEDPLQQLFARPLLAFITKHFSVLYDVEERNALLSGDASLPGGAVRLRASHDVKLQQGEISVITRLGDPLYKLELSSLVPYSGLPRATFHFPIGQVSVEETMNEEEEKLLSVDGIAKSDFLDGVLTAHYDKNNLNLRYCYKDNELTLVPSVSLPSHAVSIDFKRRFGPYDKLSKGRKTELLYLHRKIASLNLKDLNN comes from the exons ATGTACTTTGcgtcttttttaaaaaaggtcA TGTACGACGAGTCACCACGCAAGCGCGGTGAGCAAATGCGCCGAAGGCTGTCAGCAAGCAGTGCCTTACTCCAGAATAACTCAATAGTCCAGGGTCCTAAATCGAAAACCTCTGACCCAGGATTCCTAGGCCTCCCGAGTCCCACCCTCGAAATTTTTCCACCTCCCTCGTCCTCCATTCGATTCTTCCGACTCCGCCGCTTCTCCTCGCTTGCTCCGCCGCCTTCCatggcgaccgccgccgccaccaccacttcctcatccgcctccaccacctcccagaACCCCAACCCCTTCAACCTCAACATCAACTTGCCCCCATGGCTGCGCGGGCTGCGCTGCCCCTTCACCTTCCTCTGcccgcccccgcctccgcctcctccgcccccaccgcctcctccgccgccgccggagcctgcGGATGCGCGGTCCCGGAGGCTGCCGAGCCTGCGGGTGACCACGGAGTACGACAGCGAGGAGGGCGTGTTCGCGAACAAGGTCTCGTGCAAGCTCGCGGGGGGCCTCGCCAAGCTGCGGCTCTCCTTCCAGAGCGACCCGCAGGGGCAGTGGCAGGGGGGCTTGGAGGAAGAGGACCCGCTGCAGCAGCTCTTCGCCAGGCCGCTGCTGGCGTTCATCACCAAGCACTTCTCCGTGCTCTACGACGTCGAGGAACGCAACGCGCTGCTCAGCGGCGACGCCTCGCTCCCCGGCGGCGCAGTCCGGCTCCGTGCCTCGCACGATGTCAAG CTGCAACAAGGGGAAATTTCGGTTATCACTAGGTTGGGTGACCCATTGTATAAACTCGAGCTATCATCTTTGGTGCCTTATAGTGGTCTG CCGAGGGCAACATTCCATTTTCCTATTGGTCAAGTTTCAGTGGAAGAGACTATGAATGAAGAGGAGGAGAAACTGTTGTCTGTAGATGGGATTGCGAAATCTGATTTCTTGGACGGTGTTCTTACTGCCCACTACGATAAAAATAATCTTAATCTAAGATACTGTTATAAG GACAATGAATTGACTTTGGTTCCAAGTGTCTCGTTGCCTTCCCATGCAGTATCCATAGACTTCAAAAGGCGTTTTGGTCCTTATGATAAGTTGAG CAAAGGAAGGAAAACTGAATTGCTTTATCTCCACAGAAAGATTGCCTCACTAAACCTGAAGGATCTGAACAATTGA